GGAAGTTTAAAGAGTTAGATCAGGAGGAGGTAAAGGAGTTTAAGAGGAAGGTTGAGGAGTATGGTTATGATGAACCTATAGCCCATATGCCATACCTTCCGAACCTCGCTTCGCCGAATGACGAGATATACAAAAAGACCTTAGATACATTGATCGCTGAGCTCGATCGATGTGGCCGATTGGAGATACCTTACCTTGTAACCCATCTGGGAAGCCATTTAGGTGCGGGGATGGATGTGGGGTTTAAGAGGATCATCGATGCGTGTAATAGGGCATTGAAGAGGGTCGATAATGATGTAATGATCCTTTTAGAAAATACGGCAGGTACTAAGAATAGCATGGGCACTCATTTTGAAGATATAAAGTATATTCTAGATCGTATCGAGCAGCGCGATCGCGTCGGTGTATGCTTTGACACATGCCATGCTTTTGCTGCGGGTTATGATTTGAGAGATAAGAAGGCCATCGAACAGACTTTGAATCATTTCGATAGGGTGATAGGGTTTAAGGATTTAAAGGTTGTACATATCAATGATTCAAAGGGCGATCTGGGCTCCAACATCGACCGGCACGAGCATATCGGTCTAGGATACATAGGTGAGGAGGGTTTTCGAGCTCTGCTTCACGATGAAAGAATACGAAAGTTGCCACTGATACTGGAGACCCCTATAGATGATAGGAGGGGCGATGAGGATAATATAAAGAAGGTACGTGAATTGGCGAAGTGATTTAGAAGAGTTTAGATTCCTCTTCGATACCACTCTTCGTTATTATCATAATATCTACACCATCACCACTCGCAGCATCCCT
The Nitrososphaerales archaeon DNA segment above includes these coding regions:
- a CDS encoding deoxyribonuclease IV, which gives rise to MVSQLRVGVHVSITGTLDRAVDRAKEKGCTAFQIFTRNPRGWKFKELDQEEVKEFKRKVEEYGYDEPIAHMPYLPNLASPNDEIYKKTLDTLIAELDRCGRLEIPYLVTHLGSHLGAGMDVGFKRIIDACNRALKRVDNDVMILLENTAGTKNSMGTHFEDIKYILDRIEQRDRVGVCFDTCHAFAAGYDLRDKKAIEQTLNHFDRVIGFKDLKVVHINDSKGDLGSNIDRHEHIGLGYIGEEGFRALLHDERIRKLPLILETPIDDRRGDEDNIKKVRELAK